From Taeniopygia guttata chromosome 21, bTaeGut7.mat, whole genome shotgun sequence, one genomic window encodes:
- the MRTO4 gene encoding mRNA turnover protein 4 homolog — MPKSRRDRKVSLTRTPRKGLEAKQALIAELRRCVDTYKYIFVFSVANMRNSKLKDVRNAWKHSRIFFGKNKVMMVALGREPSSEYKENLHKVSKHLRGEVGLLFTNRTRDEVDEWFSKFRELDFARAGNKAPYGVSLDTGPLEQFPHSMEPQLRQLGLPTALKKGVVTLLSDYEVCKEGDVLTPEQARVLKLFGYEMAEFKVTMKFLWNSETGDFQKLMGDEAEEEEEEDDDNGSNED, encoded by the exons ATGCCCAAGTCGCGGCGGGACCGCAAAG TGTCCCTGACGCGGACGCCCCGCAAGGGGCTGGAAGCCAAGCAGGCGCTGATCGCCGAG CTGCGGCGCTGTGTGGACACCTACAAGTACATCTTCGTCTTCTCCGTGGCCAACATGAGGAACAGCAAGCTGAAGGATGTGCGGAACGCCTGGAAGCACAGCAG GATCTTCTTCGGGAAGAACAAGGTGATGATGGTGGCGCTGGGCCGGGAGCCGAGCAGCGAGTACAAGGAGAACTTGCACAAG GTCAGCAAACACCTGAGAGGGGAGGTCGGGCTGCTCTTCACCAACCGCACCAGGGACGAGGTGGATGA GTGGTTCTCCAAGTTCCGGGAGCTGGACTTTGCCCGTGCTGGGAACAAAGCACCCTACGGGGTCAGCCTGGACACGGGGCCCCTGGAGCAGTTCCCCCACTCCATGGAGCCACAGCTGcggcagctggggctgcccacgGCGCTGAAAAAAG GAGTGGTGACGCTGCTTTCGGATTATGAAGTGTGCAAGGAAGGGGATGTTCTCACCCCGGAGCAGGCCCGTGTTCTG AAACTCTTTGGCTATGAGATGGCAGAATTTAAAGTCACCATGAAGTTCCTGTGGAATTCTGAGACGGGAGACTTTCAAAAGCTCATGGGAGAtgaagcagaggaggaggaagaggaggatgatgaCAATGGCAGCAATGAGGACTAA
- the AKR7A2 gene encoding aflatoxin B1 aldehyde reductase member 2 isoform X1: protein MAARAAMAAAAGGGARPAVVLGAMEMGRRAGPEASAELLRAFLRRRYRLIDTAFMYAGGESERILGTLLAGGTEPVEVATKANPWDGKTLKPESVRSQLDTSLERLQRKSVELFYLHAPDHGTPVEETLRACNELHKEGKFKELGLSNYAAWEVAEICAICKYNNWVMPTVYQGMYNATTRQVEAELFPCLRHFGLRFYAYNPLAGGLLTGKYKYEDKDTRQPTGRFFGNDWAQAYRDRYWKKHNFEGIALIEKALKEAYGSTAPSLASAALRWLYNHSKLQGSLGDAVIIGMSNLEQLEQNLTYSEEGPLLPGVVQAFDQAWNLSAHDCPNYFR from the exons ATGGCGGCGCGGGCggcgatggcggcggcggcgggcggcggggcccggcccgcggtGGTGCTGGGCGCGATGGAGATGGGCCGGCGAGCCGGGCCCGAGGCCAGCGCCGAGCTGCTCCGCGCCTTCCTGCGCCGCCGATACCGCCTCATCGACACCGCCTTCATGTACGCGGGCGGCGAGTCCGAGCGCATCCTGGGCACGCTGCTGGCCGGCGGCACCGAGCCCG TGGAAGTGGCCACCAAGGCCAACCCGTGGGATGGGAAGACGCTGAAGCCTGAGAGCGTGCGCTCCCAGCTGGACACATCCctggagaggctgcagaggaaGAGTGTGGAGCTCTTCTACCTCCACGCTCCTGACCACGGCACCCCGGTGGAGGAAACCCTGCGTGCCTGCAACGAGCTGCACAAAGAG GGGAAGTTTAAAGAGCTTGGCTTGTCAAACTACGCCGCGTGGGAGGTGGCAGAAATCTGTGCCATCTGCAAGTACAACAACTGGGTTATGCCAACTGTGTACCAG GGAATGTACAACGCGACCACGCGCCAGGTGGAGGCCGAGCTCTTCCCCTGCCTCAGGCACTTCGGGCTCCGCTTCTACGCCTACAACCCGCTGGCAG GGGGGCTGCTGACCGGCAAGTACAAGTACGAGGACAAAGACACGCGCCAGCCCACTgggagattttttgggaatgACTGGGCTCAGGCCTACAGGGACAG GTACTGGAAAAAACACAATTTTGAGGGAATTGCACTGATAGAAAAAGCTCTGAAAGAGGCTTATGGCTCCACTGCACCCAGCCTGGCATCTGCTGCACTGCGCTGGCTCTACAACCACTCCAAACTGCAG GGTTCTCTTGGAGATGCAGTGATCATTGGGATGTCcaacctggagcagctggagcagaacCTCACCTACAGCGAGGAGGGTCCCCTGCTGCCGGGCGTGGTGCAGGCGTTTGACCAGGCCTGGAACCTGAGTGCACACGACTGCCCCAACTACTTCCGCTAG
- the AKR7A2 gene encoding aflatoxin B1 aldehyde reductase member 2 (The RefSeq protein has 1 frameshift compared to this genomic sequence): MAARAAMAAAAGGGARPAVVLGAMEMGRRAGPEASAELLRAFLRRRYRLIDTAFMYAGGESERILGTLLAGGTEPVEVATKANPWDGKTLKPESVRSQLDTSLERLQRKSVELFYLHAPDHGTPVEETLRACNELHKEGKFKELGLSNYAAWEVAEICAICKYNNWVMPTVYQGMYNATTRQVEAELFPCLRHFGLRFYAYNPLAGGLLTGKYKYEDKDTRQPTGRFFGNDWAQAYRDRYWKKTQF; encoded by the exons ATGGCGGCGCGGGCggcgatggcggcggcggcgggcggcggggcccggcccgcggtGGTGCTGGGCGCGATGGAGATGGGCCGGCGAGCCGGGCCCGAGGCCAGCGCCGAGCTGCTCCGCGCCTTCCTGCGCCGCCGATACCGCCTCATCGACACCGCCTTCATGTACGCGGGCGGCGAGTCCGAGCGCATCCTGGGCACGCTGCTGGCCGGCGGCACCGAGCCCG TGGAAGTGGCCACCAAGGCCAACCCGTGGGATGGGAAGACGCTGAAGCCTGAGAGCGTGCGCTCCCAGCTGGACACATCCctggagaggctgcagaggaaGAGTGTGGAGCTCTTCTACCTCCACGCTCCTGACCACGGCACCCCGGTGGAGGAAACCCTGCGTGCCTGCAACGAGCTGCACAAAGAG GGGAAGTTTAAAGAGCTTGGCTTGTCAAACTACGCCGCGTGGGAGGTGGCAGAAATCTGTGCCATCTGCAAGTACAACAACTGGGTTATGCCAACTGTGTACCAG GGAATGTACAACGCGACCACGCGCCAGGTGGAGGCCGAGCTCTTCCCCTGCCTCAGGCACTTCGGGCTCCGCTTCTACGCCTACAACCCGCTGGCAG GGGGGCTGCTGACCGGCAAGTACAAGTACGAGGACAAAGACACGCGCCAGCCCACTgggagattttttgggaatgACTGGGCTCAGGCCTACAGGGACAG GTACTGGAAAA CACAATTTTGA
- the SLC66A1 gene encoding lysosomal amino acid transporter 1 homolog isoform X1, translating into MAARRWRGLPFGNLSDCPNGSRWIMDVFNECAQDGRDVASIVLGLGSIACFIAAAFPQFYQACRTGIMDQALSIYFLLGWLGGDLLNLIGSFLADQLPLQVYTAIYYVLADLGMLSLYCYYRVKNRGRACPAPINAAFVFLSVGSLPSLSLLGSASTEAPGPFRGRSLLSAPGDELGPKPFSRTEIIGFTIGSISSVLYLCSRVPQICTNYKRKSTSGVSYSLFALVMLGNSLYGLSVLLKNPEPGQGQGDYILHHLPWLVGSLGVLALDVVVSFPLGWDPSLPAGPCSGVGCCCSLGHLCCCSSWKHPGLH; encoded by the exons ATGGCCGCGCGGCGCTGGAGGGGTCTCCCCTTTGGGAATCTCTCCGATTGTCCCAACGGCTCCCGCTGGATCATGGATGTGTTCAACGAGTGTGCCCAGGACGGCCGGGATGTCGCCAGCATCgtcctggggctgggctccaTCGCCTGCTTCATCGCTGCTGCCTTCCC GCAGTTTTACCAGGCCTGCAGAACGGGCATCATGGACCAGGCTCTCTCCATCTATTTCCTGCTGGGATGGCTGGGCGGAGACCTCCTCAACCTCATCGGTTCCTTCCTGGCTGATCAGCTGCCCCTGCAG GTGTACACGGCCATTTACTACGTGCTGGCAGACCTGGGGATGCTGTCCCTCTACTGCTACTACCGGGTGAAGAACAGGGGCAGAGCGT GCCCTGCTCCCATCAACGCAGCCTTTGTGTTCCTCTCCGTGGggtccctgcccagcctgtccctcctgggcagtgccagcaccgAGGCCCCAGGGCCTTTCAGAGGGAGGTCTCTGCTGTCAGCTCCTGGGGATGAGCTTGGACCAAAG CCTTTCTCCAGGACTGAAATCATTGGATTTACCATCGGCTCCATCTCCTCCGTGCTCTACCTGTGCTCCCGAGTGCCCCAGATCTGCACCAAC TACAAGAGGAAATCCACCAGCGGCGTCTCCTACTCTCTCTTTGCCCTGGTGATGCTGGGGAATTCCCTGTACGGCCTCAGTGTCCTCCTGAAGAACCCGGAGCCAGGCCAGGGCCAAGGTGACTACATCCTGCACCACCTGCCCTGGCTCGTGGGCAGCCTGGGCGTCCTGGCCCTGGACGTGGTTGTATCCTTTCCCCTGGGATGGGATCCCAGCCTGCCAGCAGGGCCTTGCAGCGGGgtggggtgctgctgctccctggggcatctgtgctgctgcagcagctggaaacaccCTGGTTTGCACTGA
- the SLC66A1 gene encoding lysosomal amino acid transporter 1 homolog isoform X2, whose amino-acid sequence MAARRWRGLPFGNLSDCPNGSRWIMDVFNECAQDGRDVASIVLGLGSIACFIAAAFPQFYQACRTGIMDQALSIYFLLGWLGGDLLNLIGSFLADQLPLQVYTAIYYVLADLGMLSLYCYYRVKNRGRACPAPINAAFVFLSVGSLPSLSLLGSASTEAPGPFRGRSLLSAPGDELGPKPFSRTEIIGFTIGSISSVLYLCSRVPQICTNYKRKSTSGVSYSLFALVMLGNSLYGLSVLLKNPEPGQGQGDYILHHLPWLVGSLGVLALDVVISCQFLAYRKGRAGSLEERDALLGEPEESPES is encoded by the exons ATGGCCGCGCGGCGCTGGAGGGGTCTCCCCTTTGGGAATCTCTCCGATTGTCCCAACGGCTCCCGCTGGATCATGGATGTGTTCAACGAGTGTGCCCAGGACGGCCGGGATGTCGCCAGCATCgtcctggggctgggctccaTCGCCTGCTTCATCGCTGCTGCCTTCCC GCAGTTTTACCAGGCCTGCAGAACGGGCATCATGGACCAGGCTCTCTCCATCTATTTCCTGCTGGGATGGCTGGGCGGAGACCTCCTCAACCTCATCGGTTCCTTCCTGGCTGATCAGCTGCCCCTGCAG GTGTACACGGCCATTTACTACGTGCTGGCAGACCTGGGGATGCTGTCCCTCTACTGCTACTACCGGGTGAAGAACAGGGGCAGAGCGT GCCCTGCTCCCATCAACGCAGCCTTTGTGTTCCTCTCCGTGGggtccctgcccagcctgtccctcctgggcagtgccagcaccgAGGCCCCAGGGCCTTTCAGAGGGAGGTCTCTGCTGTCAGCTCCTGGGGATGAGCTTGGACCAAAG CCTTTCTCCAGGACTGAAATCATTGGATTTACCATCGGCTCCATCTCCTCCGTGCTCTACCTGTGCTCCCGAGTGCCCCAGATCTGCACCAAC TACAAGAGGAAATCCACCAGCGGCGTCTCCTACTCTCTCTTTGCCCTGGTGATGCTGGGGAATTCCCTGTACGGCCTCAGTGTCCTCCTGAAGAACCCGGAGCCAGGCCAGGGCCAAGGTGACTACATCCTGCACCACCTGCCCTGGCTCGTGGGCAGCCTGGGCGTCCTGGCCCTGGACGTGGTT ATCTCCTGCCAGTTCCTGGCCTATCGGAAAGGACGGGCTGGGAGCCTCGAGGAGAGGGATGCACTCCTGGGGGAGCCAGAGGAGAGCCCCGAGAGCTGA
- the SLC66A1 gene encoding lysosomal amino acid transporter 1 homolog isoform X3 — protein sequence MDQALSIYFLLGWLGGDLLNLIGSFLADQLPLQVYTAIYYVLADLGMLSLYCYYRVKNRGRACPAPINAAFVFLSVGSLPSLSLLGSASTEAPGPFRGRSLLSAPGDELGPKPFSRTEIIGFTIGSISSVLYLCSRVPQICTNYKRKSTSGVSYSLFALVMLGNSLYGLSVLLKNPEPGQGQGDYILHHLPWLVGSLGVLALDVVVSFPLGWDPSLPAGPCSGVGCCCSLGHLCCCSSWKHPGLH from the exons ATGGACCAGGCTCTCTCCATCTATTTCCTGCTGGGATGGCTGGGCGGAGACCTCCTCAACCTCATCGGTTCCTTCCTGGCTGATCAGCTGCCCCTGCAG GTGTACACGGCCATTTACTACGTGCTGGCAGACCTGGGGATGCTGTCCCTCTACTGCTACTACCGGGTGAAGAACAGGGGCAGAGCGT GCCCTGCTCCCATCAACGCAGCCTTTGTGTTCCTCTCCGTGGggtccctgcccagcctgtccctcctgggcagtgccagcaccgAGGCCCCAGGGCCTTTCAGAGGGAGGTCTCTGCTGTCAGCTCCTGGGGATGAGCTTGGACCAAAG CCTTTCTCCAGGACTGAAATCATTGGATTTACCATCGGCTCCATCTCCTCCGTGCTCTACCTGTGCTCCCGAGTGCCCCAGATCTGCACCAAC TACAAGAGGAAATCCACCAGCGGCGTCTCCTACTCTCTCTTTGCCCTGGTGATGCTGGGGAATTCCCTGTACGGCCTCAGTGTCCTCCTGAAGAACCCGGAGCCAGGCCAGGGCCAAGGTGACTACATCCTGCACCACCTGCCCTGGCTCGTGGGCAGCCTGGGCGTCCTGGCCCTGGACGTGGTTGTATCCTTTCCCCTGGGATGGGATCCCAGCCTGCCAGCAGGGCCTTGCAGCGGGgtggggtgctgctgctccctggggcatctgtgctgctgcagcagctggaaacaccCTGGTTTGCACTGA